In Labrys monachus, the genomic stretch CAGGGCGAAATAGAGTTCGTCCAGCGGCAGCGTGCCGTGCTCGACCACGATCTGCTCGGCCCGCCGCTCGACATGGGTGCGGCCATATTCGTCGAAGAAGCGCGCCACCAGGCCGTTGCCCTCGCGCGCGACGCTTTCGAGGCGCAGATTGAGCGTCGTGGTCACGCCCGCCTGCGAGAAGGCGCGGAAATAGGCCGGGAAATTGGTGCCGCCGACATCGGGAGCGAGGCTGCGCTCGGGTGTCACCAGTTCGAGCTTCGCGCCGGTGCCGGCGATGAACTCCGCCGCGGTCATGCCCGGATGGGCGCCGTTGTCGTCATAGAGCAGCACGGTGCCGGCCGGCTTGGCGGTGCCGGCCAGGATGTCCCAGCTGGTGGTGACGAGGTCCTCGCCGGCGTCGAGGAAGGCGGTGTTGGGCAGGCCTCCGGTGGCGATGACGACGATGTCGGGCGTCTCGGCCAGGACGTCCGCTTCCTCCGCATAGGTGTTGAAGCGGAAGACCACCCCGTGGCGCTCGCATTCGGCCATGCGCCAGTCGACGATGCCGCGGATCTCGCTGCGCCGCTTGAGCGCGGCGGTGAGGCGGACCTGGCCGCCGGCTTCGTCGGCCGCCTCGAACACGGTGACGCGGTGGCCGCGCGCCGCCGCCACCCGCGCCGCTTCCAGCCCGCCCGGGCCGGCGCCGACCACGACGACGTGCCTGGCTTCGGCGGAGCGGGTGTCGATGAGGTGCGGGATGGTCGCCTCCCGCCCGGTGGCGGGGTTGTGGATGCAGAGCGCCTCGCCGCCATAGATGGAATCGATGCAGTAGCCCATGCCGACGCAGGGACGGATCTCGTGCTCGCGGCCCTCGGCGATCTTCCGGCCGATATGGGGATCGGCCATATGGGCGCGCGTCATGCCGACGAGGTCGAGCTTGCCGGAGGCGACGGCGTGGCGCGCGGTGGCGACGTCCTGGATGCGGGCGGCGTGGAAGGTCGGGATCGCCGTCGCCTGCTTCACCTCGCCGGCGAAGTCCAGATGCGGCGCCGACCGCGCGCCCATGCCCGGGATGACATGGCTGAGCGCCTCGTCCGAATCGATATGGCCCTTGATGACGTTGATGAAATCGATGAGGCCCGAGCGCGCGATGCGGCCGGCGATGTCGAGGCCCTCTGTGCGCGAAATGCCGCGGTCCCAGTCCTCGTCGCACACCATGCGGGCGCCGACGATGAAATCCGGGCCCACGCGCTCGCGCACGGCGCGCATGACCTCGAAGCCGAAGCGCAGGCGGTTGTCGAGCGTGCCGCCATAGGCATCCTCGCGCCGGTTGGTGGCGGGCGACCAGAACTGGTCGATGAGGTGGCCGTACATCTCGAATTCGAGACCGTCGAGGCCGGCTTCCTTCACGCGTTCCGCCGCGTCGGCATAGGCGGCGACGATGCGGGCGATGTCCCAGTCCTCGGCCGCCTTGGGGAAGGCGCGGTGGGCCGGCTCGCGGATCGGGGAGGGCGCGACGATCGGCAGCCAGTTCTCCTTGCCCCAATGGGTGCGCCGGCCGAGATGGGTGATCTGGATCATCACGGCGGCACCGTGGCCGTGGACCTCGTCGGCGAGGCGGGCGAGATGGCGGACGACCTCGTCCTTGTAGAGCAGGATGTTGCCGAAGGCCTGCGGCGAATCGGGGGCCACCACCGCCGAACCGCCGATCATGGTGAGGCCGATGCCGCCCTTCGCCTTCTCCACGTGATAGAGCCGGTAGCGGTCCGCCGGCATGCCGTCGACGGTGTAGGCGGGCTCATGCGCCGTCGACATCAGCCGGTTGCGCAGGGTGAGATGCTTCAAGTGATAGGGCTGGAGCAGCGGATCGGCGGACATGGATCTTTCCGGATAGACGGACATGCCGTCCGCGGCCGCATCCTAGCGGGGAGGGGCGGCGGGATTTGTCCGTATGCGGTAAGGACGTCGCATGCGGACAAGGCAGAGGAAATTTATCCCCGGGACCGCCGGCTTCCAGCCTGCTCCTGGAACCTCGACGCTTCGGAAGATGCAGGCTGGAAGCCCATATGCGCTAACATAACGGAAATACCCGCCTTCTCCCGGTTCGGGACACCGCATTTCCTTTGGAAATGCTTGGGGTCCCGGCAGGGGGATGAGGGTCTAAACTTCAACGCAGATGGCTCAATAGTCGCGCTGTAATTGCAGAAGTCCAGACCCTCATCCGGCGCTTCGCGCCACCCCCAGCATTTCCGCAGGAAATGCGAAGTCCCGCATGGGAGAAGGAAAATCGCGCTATTGTCGGCAAAGTTAGCGCATATGGGCTGGAAGCCTGCGGTCCCAGGGGCGTCATTCCTGGTTGAGCAGGCGTTCCAGATAGTCGGTCTCCGGCTTGGGGCGGTTGGGATCGGCAAGGCGGCGGCGCAATTCCTCGATCACGCGCTCGGCGCGCTGGGCCGGGGTCTCGCCCTTGCCGGGGATCTTGGGCCCGTCCATGCCGTCGACGGAATTGTCGTATTGGCGCCCGAGAGGATCTCGTCCGTTGCGGCCGCCCTGTCCCGGCTGCTGCCCCTGTCCCTGCCCCCTGGCCTTGCCCTGGGCCTGCGCCAGCTGCTGGGCGAGGCCCTTCGCCGCCTTGCGCAGGGCTTCGATGGCCTTGCCCTGCGAATCGACGGCGCCGTCGCCGTCGCCCTGGTCGAGCTGGCCTTCGGCGTTGCGCATGGCCTTTCCGGCCTGGCCGAGCTCGCCGGGCGCGTCCGCGCCGCTGTCGCGCAGGCTCTTCTGCATCTGCTCGAGCTGCTCGCGCAAGGCCTGCTGCTGCTGGCGCAATGCGCCGGGCGAGGGCTCGCCGCTCCCCGGCGCACCATCGCCGGGAGAAGGAGTTCCGTTCTCGCCCTGCTGGTCATTGCCCTGCGGACCGCCGCCTCCCGGCTGCCCGTCGCCCGGCTGGTCCGGGCTGCCGTCCTGCGGGTCGGAGCCGCCCTGCCCGTCAGGCGAGGGAGGCTGGTTCTGGCGGTAGGTCTGGTCGCGCAGGCGCTGCTGGCGCAGGATCATCTTGTTCATGTCGTTCAGCGACTGCTGCATCTGCCGGGTAGCGGGATCCTGCTGCGCCGTGCCCTGATCGGGGTTCTGGAGGTTGTTCAGGATGTCGTCGAGCTGCGACAACAGCTTGCTCGCGTCGTCCTTGTTGCCGCTCTTGGCCGAATTCTCGAGCTGGTCGAGCAGTTTTGAGAGTTCTTCGGGCGTGATCGTGCGCGTGTTCTTCGACTGTCCGGCCTGGCCGTGCTTCAGCGCCTGCGCCTGGCGCTTGGCATAGTCCTGCAGGAAATTGTTGAGCGCCTGGCGCAATTCCTGCGTGAGCCGGGCGATCTCCTCGGGAGAGGCGCCGCGTTCCAGAGCCTTGCGGAGATTCTCCCGGGCGGCCTTGAGCTGCCGCTC encodes the following:
- a CDS encoding NADH:flavin oxidoreductase; its protein translation is MSADPLLQPYHLKHLTLRNRLMSTAHEPAYTVDGMPADRYRLYHVEKAKGGIGLTMIGGSAVVAPDSPQAFGNILLYKDEVVRHLARLADEVHGHGAAVMIQITHLGRRTHWGKENWLPIVAPSPIREPAHRAFPKAAEDWDIARIVAAYADAAERVKEAGLDGLEFEMYGHLIDQFWSPATNRREDAYGGTLDNRLRFGFEVMRAVRERVGPDFIVGARMVCDEDWDRGISRTEGLDIAGRIARSGLIDFINVIKGHIDSDEALSHVIPGMGARSAPHLDFAGEVKQATAIPTFHAARIQDVATARHAVASGKLDLVGMTRAHMADPHIGRKIAEGREHEIRPCVGMGYCIDSIYGGEALCIHNPATGREATIPHLIDTRSAEARHVVVVGAGPGGLEAARVAAARGHRVTVFEAADEAGGQVRLTAALKRRSEIRGIVDWRMAECERHGVVFRFNTYAEEADVLAETPDIVVIATGGLPNTAFLDAGEDLVTTSWDILAGTAKPAGTVLLYDDNGAHPGMTAAEFIAGTGAKLELVTPERSLAPDVGGTNFPAYFRAFSQAGVTTTLNLRLESVAREGNGLVARFFDEYGRTHVERRAEQIVVEHGTLPLDELYFALKPLSSNLGAVDYPAMTAGRPQTLRANPGGAFRLFRIGDAVASRNIHAAIYDGLRLAMAF